One Ricinus communis isolate WT05 ecotype wild-type chromosome 2, ASM1957865v1, whole genome shotgun sequence DNA segment encodes these proteins:
- the LOC8270420 gene encoding uncharacterized protein LOC8270420, whose protein sequence is MDREQEEMQFLGLFDIFKESYKIVFTWRKIFSQITLALILPLSFIFLAHIQISDLISADINRDEDQLDQTQAGSARNKKLNDLIFSELTYLMLFKFAYFTFFLIFSLLSTAAVVYTIACIYTARDVSFKKVMSVVPKVWKRLMVTFLCIFGAIFAYNIVAGFLFITWFILLSDTSVGVVSFLAFLVLYFVGVVYLGIIWQLASVVSVLEEACGVKAMIKSRQLIRGKIWIAAIINFTLNLSLFIIQAVFERLVVHGRSLNMVNRVSYGIICFLLLFKLFLFGLVIHTVIYFVCKSYHHENIDKSALSDHLEVYLGEYVPLKSKDVQLEQFEV, encoded by the coding sequence ATGGATAGAGAACAAGAAGAGATGCAGTTTCTTGGGCTCTTtgatatatttaaagaatCCTACAAGATCGTCTTTACTTGGCGAAAGATCTTCAGCCAGATAACTCTGGCTTTGATACTTCCTTTGTCATTCATCTTCCTAGCTCATATCCAAATATCCGATCTTATCTCCGCCGACATCAACCGGGACGAGGACCAGTTGGATCAGACGCAAGCTGGTTCTGcaagaaacaagaaattaaacgATCTTATATTTTCTGAATTGACTTATCTTATGCTGTTCAAATTCGCATatttcactttctttcttattttctctctatTGTCAACTGCAGCAGTTGTTTATACCATTGCTTGCATTTACACTGCCAGAGACGTAAGTTTCAAGAAAGTCATGAGCGTTGTGCCCAAGGTTTGGAAGAGACTTATGGTCACATTCTTGTGCATTTTTGGCGCTATTTTTGCTTACAACATTGTTGCTGGTTTTCTCTTCATTACATGGTTTATTTTGTTATCGGACACTAGTGTTGGGGTTGTGtcttttcttgctttcttgGTGCTATACTTTGTGGGTGTTGTTTACTTGGGCATAATTTGGCAATTGGCTAGTGTTGTCTCTGTGCTAGAAGAGGCATGTGGAGTTAAGGCCATGATCAAGAGCAGACAATTGATCAGAGGGAAGATTTGGATAGCAGCAATCATAAATTTTACGCTGAATTTGTCTCTTTTTATAATACAGGCAGTGTTTGAGAGGTTGGTTGTTCATGGACGATCATTAAACATGGTGAACAGAGTATCATATGGAATCATTTGTTTCTTGTTGCTATTCAAGTTGTTTCTCTTTGGACTTGTCATTCATACAGTGATTTACTTTGTCTGTAAATCATATCACCATGAAAACATCGACAAATCTGCTCTTTCGGATCATCTGGAAGTTTATCTGGGTGAATATGTTCCTTTGAAGTCTAAGGATGTTCAGCTGGAGCAATTTGAAGTTTGA
- the LOC8270421 gene encoding probable indole-3-pyruvate monooxygenase YUCCA11 — translation MEKNNFSTTVVIVGAGPAGLATSACLNRLSIPNIVLEREDCYASLWKKRAYDRLKLHLAKQYCQLPHMPYPPGTPTFVPRTDFVSYLDKYVSEFDVNPKYNKSVERAFYDQESENWRVEVNDICLDVCEVYAARFLVVATGENSEGFVPEIPGLDGFGGMFIHSNKYVTGKQFNGKDVLVVGCGNSGMEIAYDLSNWGANTSIVARSPVHVLTKEMVFLGMNLLNFLPCDLVDSVAVMLSKLKYGDISNYGLQRPTEGPFYLKAKTGRSPTIDVGTMDKIKNGEIKVMPSVTCIKGNKIEFANETINQFDAIIFATGYKSTVRYWLEGDKDLFNESGMPKGNFPNHWKGKRGLYCAGFARRGLLWISIDAQNIAKDIDLVLNQKEI, via the exons atggaaaagaataattttagtaCTACTGTAGTGATAGTTGGTGCAGGCCCTGCTGGCCTAGCAACATCTGCATGCCTCAATCGTCTCTCCATCCCTAATATTGTGCTAGAAAGAGAGGATTGCTACGCTTCTCTATGGAAGAAAAGAGCATACGACCGTCTCAAATTGCACCTCGCGAAGCAATACTGCCAGCTTCCTCACATGCCATACCCTCCTGGCACACCAACATTCGTTCCGAGAACTGACTTCGTTAGCTACTTGGATAAGTACGTCTCAGAATTTGATGTAAACCCCAAGTATAATAAGTCAGTTGAGCGTGCATTTTATGATCAAGAGAGTGAGAATTGGCGAGTTGAAGTGAATGATATCTGTTTGGATGTTTGTGAAGTTTATGCTGCCAGGTTTCTTGTTGTTGCAACTGGTGAAAATAGTGAAGGGTTTGTTCCTGAGATTCCTGGGTTGGATGGTTTTGGTGGAATGTTCATTCATTCAAATAAGTACGTTACTGGCAAACAGTTTAACGGGAAAGATGTCTTAGTCGTCGGCTGTGGAAATTCCGGAATGGAAATCGCTTATGACTTATCCAACTGGGGTGCTAATACTTCCATTGTTGCTCGTAGTCCG GTGCATGTTCTTACCAAGGAGATGGTATTTCTAGGGATGAACTTGTTAAATTTCCTTCCCTGCGATTTAGTGGACTCTGTGGCTGTGATGCTTAGCAAATTGAAATATGGGGACATTTCCAATTATGGACTTCAAAGGCCGACTGAGGGACCATTTTATCTTAAAGCAAAAACTGGTCGATCCCCTACTATTGATGTTGGCACCATGGACAAAATCAAGAATGGAGAGATCAAG GTGATGCCCTCTGTAACATGCATCAAAGGGAACAAAATTGAGTTTGCAAATGAGACGattaatcaatttgatgcTATTATCTTTGCCACTGGATACAAAAGTACTGTGAGATACTGGCTTGAG GGTGACAAAGACCTCTTCAATGAGAGTGGAATGCCTAAAGGCAATTTCCCCAACCATTGGAAAGGAAAAAGGGGTCTCTATTGTGCTGGGTTTGCTAGGAGAGGATTGCTTTGGATTTCCATTGATGCACAGAACATAGCAAAGGATATCGACTTGGTGTTGAATCAGAAAGAAATTTGA
- the LOC8270419 gene encoding basic blue protein, whose product MAQGRGSANLAIATVVALLCLLTLTKQVRAATYTVGGSGGWTFNVDSWPKGKRFKAGDTLVFNYDSTVHNVVAVNKGSYTSCSAPAGAKVYTSGRDQIKLAKGQNFFICGISGHCQSGMKIAITAA is encoded by the exons ATGGCTCAGGGAAGGGGCAGTGCAAATCTAGCCATAGCCACTGTGGTTGCACTACTGTGCCTGCTGACTCTCACTAAGCAAGTTCGTGCTGCAACTTACACTGTTGGTGGCTCTGGCGGTTGGACTTTCAATGTAGACAGTTGGCCTAAAGGCAAACGTTTTAAAGCTGGGGATACACTCG TATTCAATTATGATTCAACAGTGCACAATGTGGTAGCTGTGAACAAAGGAAGTTATACAAGCTGCAGTGCTCCAGCAGGTGCAAAAGTGTACACATCAGGGCGAGATCAGATCAAGCTGGCGAAGGGACAAAACTTCTTCATATGCGGTATCAGTGGCCACTGTCAATCTGGCATGAAAATTGCTATTACTGCTGCATGa
- the LOC8270418 gene encoding transcription factor MYB56, translating to MEADANSSDDLLKTRTAASSTTCPRGHWRPAEDEKLRQLVEQYGAQNWNSIAEKLQGRSGKSCRLRWFNQLDPRINRRPFSEEEEERLLAAHRTHGNKWALIARLFPGRTDNAVKNHWHVIMARKQREHSKISGKRSYQEGGLSDSNTITTTNDFHLRKSRSQDLFVSSSSRIGFENSTARFLEFRDLNTDRLLSVVSSSSTSSPNFWTFASSTKTAPFNKNNASSADHLSTEEGRDNYFNTYSFCTTDQSSKFSDQSIYNRCYPNSSSVYGNYKNPAVFGLPNYRRVIPSPFGCLKIGDHDFENHGTIKKDVLKNFCENSSTLITNMSNQEEQGGDHHESIRQKEVPFIDFLGVGISS from the exons ATGGAGGCAGATGCCAACTCAAGTGATGATCTACTAAAGACGAGGACTGCAGCATCCTCAACTACTTGTCCTAGAGGTCACTGGCGACCTgctgaagatgagaaactcaGGCAACTTGTTGAACAATATGGTGCCCAGAACTGGAACTCTATTGCAGAGAAGCTACAAGGAAGATCAG GAAAGAGTTGCAGATTGAGGTGGTTTAATCAACTCGATCCAAGAATCAACAGGAGACCATtttcagaagaagaagaagagagactACTTGCAGCTCATCGTACTCATGGAAACAAATGGGCTCTAATAGCAAGATTATTTCCAGGTAGAACTGATAATGCCGTGAAGAATCACTGGCATGTAATAATGgcaagaaaacaaagagagCACTCCAAGATTAGTGGCAAGAGAAGTTATCAAGAAGGTGGCCTAAGTGACTCCAACACTATCACTACCACTAATGATTTTCATCTAAGAAAATCAAGATCTCAAGATTTATTTGTTAGTTCATCTTCAAGAATTGGATTTGAAAATAGCACTGCTAGATTCTTGGAATTTCGAGACCTCAATACAGATAGGTTACTCTCAGTTGTCTCTTCCTCCAGTACTTCTTCACCTAATTTTTGGACATTTGCATCATCAACCAAAACAGCACCTTTTAACAAGAATAACGCATCTTCAGCTGATCATTTATCAACAGAAGAAGGAAGAGataattatttcaacacttatagTTTTTGCACTACAGATCAAAGCTCTAAATTTTCAGAtcaatctatttataatagaTGCTATCCAAATTCTTCTTCAGTTTACGGAAACTATAAGAACCCGGCTGTATTTGGACTGCCAAATTACAGAAGGGTTATTCCAAGTCCTTTTGGGTGTCTCAAAATTGGAGATCATGACTTTGAAAACCATGGAACCATCAAGAAAGATGTACTGAAGAATTTTTGCGAGAATTCATCCACATTGATCACGAATATGAGTAACCAGGAAGAACAAGGAGGAGATCATCATGAATCTATCAGACAAAAGGAGGTTCCATTCATAGATTTTCTTGGTGTGGGTATATCTTCTTGA